One genomic segment of Panicum virgatum strain AP13 chromosome 2N, P.virgatum_v5, whole genome shotgun sequence includes these proteins:
- the LOC120661368 gene encoding COP9 signalosome complex subunit 7-like isoform X2, which yields MAMDAERRQAELIGQFSAQAAALSSAPQLAALVLEATSHPALFAFSELLTLPALSKLAGTQYASSLDVLRLFAYGTLKDYKSNSGSLPALLPDQIRKLKQLSVLTLAESTKILPYDQLMQELDVSNVRELEDFLINECMYSGIVRGKLDQLRRCFEVQFAAGRDLTPDQLNNMIDTLSDWLGTSDSLLHQIQEKIKWADTMSEVNKKHQKEFEDRVEEAKKSIKKLNNLSRQTMTYGGMTTFSLNLEE from the exons ATGGCGATGGAcgcggagcggcggcaggcggagCTGATCGGGCAGTTCtctgcgcaggcggcggcgctgtcgtcGGCGCCGCAGCTCGCCGCGCTGGTACTCGAGGCCACCTCGCACCCGGCCCTCTTCGCCTTCTCCGAGCTACTCACCCTCCCCGCCCTCTCCAAG CTCGCTGGCACGCAGTACGCGTCGTCACTGGACGTCCTCCGGCTCTTTGCCTACGGCACTTTGAAGGACTATAAGA GTAATTCTGGGTCTCTTCCTGCATTGTTGCCTGATCAAATCCGAAAGCTAAAGCAACTCAGTGTGCTAACTCTGGCAGAGTCAACTAAG ATACTACCTTATGATCAGCTCATGCAAGAGTTGGACGTTTCCAATGTAAGAGAACTTGAAGACTTCCTCATCAATGAGTGCATGTACTCA GGTATTGTTAGAGGCAAACTGGATCAGTTGAGAAGGTGCTTTGAG GTACAATTTGCAGCTGGAAGGGATCTTACACCTGATCAGCTGAACAACATGATAGACACCTTGTCTGACTG GTTGGGAACATCAGATAGTCTGTTGCATCAAATTCAGGAGAAAATCAAGTGGGCTGACACAATGAGTGAGGTGAACAAGAAGCACCAGAAAGAATTTGAAGACAGAGTGGAAGAAGCCAAAAAATCAATCAAG AAGTTGAACAATTTAAGCAGGCAGACAATGACTTACGGGGGCATGACGACTTTCTCTCTGAATCTGGAGGAATAA
- the LOC120661367 gene encoding ranBP2-type zinc finger protein At1g67325-like isoform X2 — MTRMMPAPPPAGYDRSPLFYGGGGGAPSPIPLGSGSYGAPYPHLGMRYGYGPPVGAPGSYGLFSSYGQPGPMGGMGYGPGPEMGRYNYGFRGSPMPVSSPWSGGALVENNDNIASRKRRGGPDGHSEGDWTCPKCDNINFSFRNTCNMKKCGAPRPTPGANMSSSRKDKDAPEGSWTCPECNNLNYPFRTVCNRKGCSYSKPTPTNN, encoded by the exons ATGACG AGAATGATGCCAGCACCTCCTCCTGCTGGATATGATCGGTCACCTCTATTTTACGGAGGGGGTGGTGGGGCGCCATCTCCAATCCCTCTTGGATCTGGTAGCTATGGTGCTCCATATCCACACCTTGGGATGCGTTATGGTTATGGTCCACCAGTAGGAGCTCCTGGTTCATATGGCCTTTTCTCATCGTATGGTCAACCTGGACCGATGGGTG GCATGGGATATGGCCCTGGACCTGAGATGGGCCGATATAACTATGGGTTTAGAGGATCTCCAATGCCG GTTTCTAGCCCATGGTCTGGTGGAGCATTAGTGGAAAACAATGATAACATTGCTTCTCGAAAGCGCCGTGGAG GCCCTGATGGACATTCTGAGGGTGACTGGACCTGTCCAAAATGTGACAATATTAACTTTTCCTTCAGAAACACCTGCAACATGAAGAAATGTGGAGCCCCGAGGCCAACTCCT GGAGCTAACATGAGTTCATCTCGCAAAGACAAGGATGCCCCTGAAGGAAGCTGGACCTGCCCAGAGTGCAACAACCTGAACTACCCGTTCCGCACGGTGTGTAACAGGAAAGGATGCTCATACAGCAAGCCGACCCCGACCAACAACTGA
- the LOC120661367 gene encoding ranBP2-type zinc finger protein At1g67325-like isoform X1: MASAKVENRGALSKRSRNDVSVREGDWNCPQCGNVNFSFRNVCNRGACGAPRPSPSPSSRMMPAPPPAGYDRSPLFYGGGGGAPSPIPLGSGSYGAPYPHLGMRYGYGPPVGAPGSYGLFSSYGQPGPMGGMGYGPGPEMGRYNYGFRGSPMPVSSPWSGGALVENNDNIASRKRRGGPDGHSEGDWTCPKCDNINFSFRNTCNMKKCGAPRPTPGANMSSSRKDKDAPEGSWTCPECNNLNYPFRTVCNRKGCSYSKPTPTNN, encoded by the exons ATGGCTTCCGCCAAG GTGGAGAACCGAGGCGCGCTGTCCAAGAGGTCGCGCAATGACG TGTCTGTAAGGGAGGGGGACTGGAATTGTCCTCAGTGTGGTAATGTCAACTTCAGTTTTAGAAATGTTTGCAaccgtggagcctgcggtgcacCCCGTCCATCACCGAGTCCAAGTTCA AGAATGATGCCAGCACCTCCTCCTGCTGGATATGATCGGTCACCTCTATTTTACGGAGGGGGTGGTGGGGCGCCATCTCCAATCCCTCTTGGATCTGGTAGCTATGGTGCTCCATATCCACACCTTGGGATGCGTTATGGTTATGGTCCACCAGTAGGAGCTCCTGGTTCATATGGCCTTTTCTCATCGTATGGTCAACCTGGACCGATGGGTG GCATGGGATATGGCCCTGGACCTGAGATGGGCCGATATAACTATGGGTTTAGAGGATCTCCAATGCCG GTTTCTAGCCCATGGTCTGGTGGAGCATTAGTGGAAAACAATGATAACATTGCTTCTCGAAAGCGCCGTGGAG GCCCTGATGGACATTCTGAGGGTGACTGGACCTGTCCAAAATGTGACAATATTAACTTTTCCTTCAGAAACACCTGCAACATGAAGAAATGTGGAGCCCCGAGGCCAACTCCT GGAGCTAACATGAGTTCATCTCGCAAAGACAAGGATGCCCCTGAAGGAAGCTGGACCTGCCCAGAGTGCAACAACCTGAACTACCCGTTCCGCACGGTGTGTAACAGGAAAGGATGCTCATACAGCAAGCCGACCCCGACCAACAACTGA
- the LOC120661368 gene encoding COP9 signalosome complex subunit 7-like isoform X1: MAMDAERRQAELIGQFSAQAAALSSAPQLAALVLEATSHPALFAFSELLTLPALSKLAGTQYASSLDVLRLFAYGTLKDYKSNSGSLPALLPDQIRKLKQLSVLTLAESTKILPYDQLMQELDVSNVRELEDFLINECMYSGIVRGKLDQLRRCFEVQFAAGRDLTPDQLNNMIDTLSDWLGTSDSLLHQIQEKIKWADTMSEVNKKHQKEFEDRVEEAKKSIKADNDLRGHDDFLSESGGIMDFEEDRIRPKRRRQPPA, translated from the exons ATGGCGATGGAcgcggagcggcggcaggcggagCTGATCGGGCAGTTCtctgcgcaggcggcggcgctgtcgtcGGCGCCGCAGCTCGCCGCGCTGGTACTCGAGGCCACCTCGCACCCGGCCCTCTTCGCCTTCTCCGAGCTACTCACCCTCCCCGCCCTCTCCAAG CTCGCTGGCACGCAGTACGCGTCGTCACTGGACGTCCTCCGGCTCTTTGCCTACGGCACTTTGAAGGACTATAAGA GTAATTCTGGGTCTCTTCCTGCATTGTTGCCTGATCAAATCCGAAAGCTAAAGCAACTCAGTGTGCTAACTCTGGCAGAGTCAACTAAG ATACTACCTTATGATCAGCTCATGCAAGAGTTGGACGTTTCCAATGTAAGAGAACTTGAAGACTTCCTCATCAATGAGTGCATGTACTCA GGTATTGTTAGAGGCAAACTGGATCAGTTGAGAAGGTGCTTTGAG GTACAATTTGCAGCTGGAAGGGATCTTACACCTGATCAGCTGAACAACATGATAGACACCTTGTCTGACTG GTTGGGAACATCAGATAGTCTGTTGCATCAAATTCAGGAGAAAATCAAGTGGGCTGACACAATGAGTGAGGTGAACAAGAAGCACCAGAAAGAATTTGAAGACAGAGTGGAAGAAGCCAAAAAATCAATCAAG GCAGACAATGACTTACGGGGGCATGACGACTTTCTCTCTGAATCTGGAGGAATAATGGATTTTGAAGAGGACCGCATCCGGCCAAAAAG GAGGCGACAACCACCGGCGTAG
- the LOC120661370 gene encoding vacuolar protein sorting-associated protein 32 homolog 1-like isoform X1, producing MPPPSSLPWLCGCSADSVAAAASIAVPRTNSHAASAAAAASSSSAGLASAARQIRQARDVFVAKEAVLQKKISQEMERAKEFTKSGNKQAAMQCLKRKKYYESQMSQVGSVQLRINTKEKMIADHMGNK from the exons atgccgccgccgtcgtcgctccCCTGGCTCTGCGGCTGCTCGGCGGACtccgtcgctgccgccgcctcgatCGCCGTGCCCCGCACGAATAGCCATGCGGCatccgcggcagcggcggcttcTTCGTCCTCGGCCgggctcgcctccgccgcgcggcAGATTAGGCAG GCTCGTGATGTCTTCGTGGCAAAAGAGGCAGTCTTGCAAAAGAAGATTTCACAAGAGATGGAAAGGGCCAAGGAGTTCACAAAGTCGGGAAACAAACAAGCAGCAATGCAGTGCTTGAAGAGGAAAAAGTACTATGAAAGCCAAATGAGCCAGGTTGGAAGTGTCCAGTTACGCATTAATACTAAGGAGAAAATGATCGCTGATCACATGGGAAACAAATAA
- the LOC120661370 gene encoding charged multivesicular body protein 4b-like isoform X2 has product MPPPSSLPWLCGCSADSVAAAASIAVPRTNSHAASAAAAASSSSAGLASAARQIRQARDVFVAKEAVLQKKISQEMERAKEFTKSGNKQAAMQCLKRKKYYESQMSQTLLGSKRTSMTSIS; this is encoded by the exons atgccgccgccgtcgtcgctccCCTGGCTCTGCGGCTGCTCGGCGGACtccgtcgctgccgccgcctcgatCGCCGTGCCCCGCACGAATAGCCATGCGGCatccgcggcagcggcggcttcTTCGTCCTCGGCCgggctcgcctccgccgcgcggcAGATTAGGCAG GCTCGTGATGTCTTCGTGGCAAAAGAGGCAGTCTTGCAAAAGAAGATTTCACAAGAGATGGAAAGGGCCAAGGAGTTCACAAAGTCGGGAAACAAACAAGCAGCAATGCAGTGCTTGAAGAGGAAAAAGTACTATGAAAGCCAAATGAGCCAG ACGCTCCTGGGCAGCAAGCGAACTTCCATGACTAGTATAAGTTGA
- the LOC120661368 gene encoding COP9 signalosome complex subunit 7-like isoform X3 yields the protein MAMDAERRQAELIGQFSAQAAALSSAPQLAALVLEATSHPALFAFSELLTLPALSKLAGTQYASSLDVLRLFAYGTLKDYKSNSGSLPALLPDQIRKLKQLSVLTLAESTKILPYDQLMQELDVSNVRELEDFLINECMYSGIVRGKLDQLRRCFEVQFAAGRDLTPDQLNNMIDTLSDWLGTSDSLLHQIQEKIKWADTMSEVNKKHQKEFEDRVEEAKKSIKLNNLSRQTMTYGGMTTFSLNLEE from the exons ATGGCGATGGAcgcggagcggcggcaggcggagCTGATCGGGCAGTTCtctgcgcaggcggcggcgctgtcgtcGGCGCCGCAGCTCGCCGCGCTGGTACTCGAGGCCACCTCGCACCCGGCCCTCTTCGCCTTCTCCGAGCTACTCACCCTCCCCGCCCTCTCCAAG CTCGCTGGCACGCAGTACGCGTCGTCACTGGACGTCCTCCGGCTCTTTGCCTACGGCACTTTGAAGGACTATAAGA GTAATTCTGGGTCTCTTCCTGCATTGTTGCCTGATCAAATCCGAAAGCTAAAGCAACTCAGTGTGCTAACTCTGGCAGAGTCAACTAAG ATACTACCTTATGATCAGCTCATGCAAGAGTTGGACGTTTCCAATGTAAGAGAACTTGAAGACTTCCTCATCAATGAGTGCATGTACTCA GGTATTGTTAGAGGCAAACTGGATCAGTTGAGAAGGTGCTTTGAG GTACAATTTGCAGCTGGAAGGGATCTTACACCTGATCAGCTGAACAACATGATAGACACCTTGTCTGACTG GTTGGGAACATCAGATAGTCTGTTGCATCAAATTCAGGAGAAAATCAAGTGGGCTGACACAATGAGTGAGGTGAACAAGAAGCACCAGAAAGAATTTGAAGACAGAGTGGAAGAAGCCAAAAAATCAATCAAG TTGAACAATTTAAGCAGGCAGACAATGACTTACGGGGGCATGACGACTTTCTCTCTGAATCTGGAGGAATAA